The following proteins are encoded in a genomic region of Tenacibaculum sp. 190524A05c:
- a CDS encoding response regulator gives MRKIDILWVDDEIDLLKPHILFLEQKNYNIETCTNGADAVDLVNDASFDIVFLDENMPGISGLETLNQIKQKQPNLPVVMITKSEEEFIMEEAIGSKIADYLIKPVNPNQILLSLKKNLDHSRLVSEKTTHNYQQEFRKIAMDLSMVNTYEEWVDLYKRLVHWELELEDINDSGMLEILESQKSEANSQFFKFIKKNYQDWLTSEDKPTMSHTLFKDYVAPNIDKENGTLWVVIDNLRYDQFRVLEPYINEFYKKENEYSFYSILPTATQYARNAIFSGLMPSEMEKRYPNYWKNDTDEGGKNLFEAEFLSEQIKRMNLNLKHEYYKITSLKNGKDLEENYNGTKQNDLTVVVYNFVDMLSHAKTEMEVIKELVGDDKAYRSLTVSWFKNSPLLSIIQKAKELGQKLIITTDHGTINCNNPTKVIGDKNISANLRYKTGRSLSYEDKDVYAVKNPKDIFLPSITINSPFIFAKEDLFFAYPNNYNHFVKYYKNTYQHGGISLEEIIIPCAVYNTK, from the coding sequence ATGAGAAAAATAGACATCCTTTGGGTCGATGACGAAATCGATTTATTAAAACCACATATACTTTTTTTAGAACAGAAAAACTACAATATTGAAACTTGTACCAATGGCGCAGATGCAGTAGACCTAGTTAATGACGCTAGTTTTGACATCGTTTTTTTAGATGAAAATATGCCAGGAATTTCTGGACTAGAAACATTAAATCAAATCAAACAAAAACAGCCTAATCTTCCAGTGGTAATGATTACCAAAAGTGAAGAAGAGTTTATAATGGAAGAAGCGATTGGTTCTAAAATTGCGGATTACTTAATAAAACCTGTTAATCCAAACCAAATATTGTTAAGTCTAAAGAAAAATTTAGATCATTCTAGACTTGTTTCTGAAAAGACTACGCACAACTATCAACAAGAATTCAGGAAAATTGCCATGGATTTATCTATGGTAAATACTTATGAAGAATGGGTAGACTTATACAAAAGACTTGTTCATTGGGAATTAGAACTTGAGGATATTAATGATTCTGGTATGCTTGAAATTTTGGAAAGCCAAAAGTCTGAAGCAAACTCTCAGTTTTTTAAGTTTATAAAAAAGAACTACCAAGATTGGTTAACGAGTGAAGATAAACCAACAATGTCTCATACATTATTTAAGGATTATGTTGCACCTAATATTGATAAGGAAAATGGAACTTTATGGGTAGTTATTGATAACTTAAGATACGATCAATTTAGAGTTTTAGAACCTTACATTAACGAGTTCTACAAAAAGGAAAATGAATATTCTTTTTATAGTATTCTTCCTACAGCGACTCAATATGCAAGAAATGCAATCTTTTCTGGTTTAATGCCTTCTGAAATGGAGAAACGTTATCCTAACTACTGGAAGAATGATACCGATGAAGGAGGTAAAAATTTATTCGAAGCTGAGTTCTTATCTGAACAAATCAAACGAATGAACTTAAACCTTAAGCATGAATACTACAAAATAACGTCTTTAAAGAATGGAAAAGATTTAGAAGAAAACTATAACGGAACTAAACAAAACGACTTAACTGTTGTTGTATACAACTTCGTGGATATGCTTTCTCATGCTAAAACCGAAATGGAAGTAATTAAAGAATTAGTTGGTGATGATAAAGCGTATCGATCACTAACAGTGAGCTGGTTCAAAAACTCACCTTTACTTTCAATTATTCAAAAGGCAAAAGAATTAGGTCAAAAATTAATCATTACAACCGATCACGGAACAATTAACTGTAATAACCCAACCAAAGTAATTGGTGACAAAAATATTAGTGCGAACCTAAGATATAAAACAGGTAGAAGTCTTTCTTATGAAGACAAAGATGTGTACGCAGTTAAAAATCCAAAGGATATTTTCTTACCAAGCATAACAATTAACAGTCCGTTTATATTTGCCAAAGAAGATTTATTCTTTGCATACCCAAATAATTACAATCATTTCGTAAAATATTATAAAAATACGTATCAACACGGAGGTATTTCTTTAGAAGAAATTATTATACCTTGCGCCGTATATAATACAAAATAA
- a CDS encoding bifunctional UDP-3-O-[3-hydroxymyristoyl] N-acetylglucosamine deacetylase/3-hydroxyacyl-ACP dehydratase produces the protein MSKKQNTIKNEITLSGVGLHTGNEVVMTFKPAPINHGFAFKRVDLEGQPIIEAKAEYVTDTQRGTNMEKNGVQINTSEHVLAAAVGLNIDNLLIEINASEPPIMDGSSKFFIEALEKAGIEEQDAEIEEYIVKEIISYKDETTGSEIILMPSDEYQVTTMVDFGTKVLGTQNATLNSISEFKEEISKARTFSFLHEIEMLLEHNLIKGGDLNNAIVYVDKELSESTTEKLKKAFKKDDIKIKPNGILDNLELHWANEAARHKLLDVIGDLALVGTRIRGKVIANKPGHLVNTTFAKKLAKIIKKEKRNNVPTYDLNQPPLMDIHQIMDVLPHRPPFLLVDRILELTDKHVVGMKNVTMNEDFFVGHFPGAPVMPGVLQIEAMAQAGGVLVLKSVPDPENYLTYFMKIDKVKFKQKVLPGDTLIFKSELITPIRRGIAHMQAYAYANGKLVAEAELMAQISKVK, from the coding sequence ATGAGTAAGAAACAAAACACTATTAAAAATGAAATTACATTATCAGGTGTAGGATTGCACACTGGTAACGAAGTTGTAATGACATTTAAACCGGCACCTATAAATCATGGTTTCGCGTTCAAACGTGTAGATTTAGAAGGACAGCCAATTATTGAAGCCAAAGCTGAGTATGTAACAGATACTCAACGTGGAACTAATATGGAGAAAAATGGAGTTCAAATTAACACTTCAGAACACGTATTAGCCGCAGCAGTTGGATTGAACATTGACAACTTATTAATTGAAATAAACGCATCTGAACCACCAATTATGGATGGTTCTTCTAAGTTTTTTATAGAAGCTCTAGAAAAAGCTGGTATTGAAGAACAAGATGCAGAAATTGAAGAATATATTGTAAAAGAAATCATCTCTTATAAAGATGAAACAACTGGTAGTGAAATTATTTTAATGCCTTCTGATGAATACCAAGTAACAACAATGGTTGACTTTGGTACTAAGGTATTAGGAACTCAGAATGCTACTCTAAATTCAATATCTGAATTCAAAGAAGAAATTTCTAAAGCAAGAACATTTAGTTTCTTACATGAAATTGAAATGCTTTTAGAGCATAATTTAATTAAAGGAGGAGACTTAAATAATGCAATTGTATATGTTGATAAGGAATTATCAGAAAGTACAACAGAGAAGCTTAAAAAGGCTTTTAAGAAAGATGATATTAAAATAAAACCTAATGGAATTTTAGATAACCTAGAATTACATTGGGCAAATGAAGCAGCAAGACATAAATTATTAGATGTAATTGGGGATTTAGCTTTAGTTGGAACTCGTATTAGAGGGAAAGTAATTGCAAATAAACCAGGACATTTAGTAAATACTACTTTTGCTAAAAAGTTGGCGAAAATCATTAAAAAGGAAAAAAGAAATAACGTTCCTACATATGATTTGAATCAACCACCATTAATGGACATTCATCAAATTATGGATGTACTTCCTCACAGACCTCCATTTTTATTAGTAGATCGAATTTTAGAGCTTACTGATAAGCATGTTGTTGGTATGAAGAATGTAACTATGAATGAAGATTTCTTCGTAGGACATTTCCCTGGAGCTCCTGTAATGCCTGGAGTATTACAAATTGAAGCAATGGCACAAGCAGGTGGAGTATTGGTGTTAAAGTCAGTTCCAGATCCTGAGAACTACCTAACGTATTTCATGAAGATTGATAAAGTGAAGTTCAAACAAAAGGTTTTACCTGGAGATACGTTAATATTTAAAAGTGAATTAATAACGCCAATTAGAAGAGGTATTGCACACATGCAAGCTTATGCTTATGCAAATGGAAAACTTGTTGCAGAAGCAGAATTAATGGCGCAAATAAGTAAAGTAAAATAG
- a CDS encoding HD domain-containing protein, which yields MTTSKTNKLKILNDPIYGLVSIPNSLIFDIIEHRYFQRLRRVTQMGLTNLVYPGANHTRFHHAIGCMHLMQKAIQILRTKNVAISEDEATALSIAILLHDIGHGAFSHALEYSIVNGITHEEISLKFMKKLNEEFDGQLSLAIEIFEGKYKRKFFSQLISSQLDVDRLDYLKRDSFYTGVTEGNISSDRLITMMNVKDDELVIERKGIYSVEKFLIARRLMYWQVYLHKTSLSAETLLVKVLQRAKELAKQGIELASTESLKYFLYKTITEENFNDEALEVFSRLDDYDVFTSIKQWCFHEDFVLSRLSKMIIERKLFGIELQDKPFSEKKINKLKSQLKEAFDIPEEYIDYFIFLDTASNQAYNIEKPIKILNKKGKVKDIVKASDHLNLKSLSKPVVKYYCCYPKNF from the coding sequence TTGACGACCTCTAAAACGAATAAACTTAAAATTCTAAATGATCCTATTTATGGATTAGTTTCAATACCAAATTCTTTAATTTTTGATATCATTGAGCATCGCTATTTTCAGCGATTACGTAGAGTAACACAAATGGGTTTAACCAATTTGGTTTATCCTGGTGCAAATCATACTCGATTTCATCATGCCATTGGTTGCATGCATTTGATGCAGAAGGCCATTCAAATTTTAAGAACAAAAAATGTTGCTATTTCAGAAGATGAAGCAACTGCACTAAGTATTGCAATTTTGTTACATGATATCGGTCACGGAGCTTTTTCTCATGCTCTGGAATATAGTATAGTTAATGGTATTACTCATGAAGAGATTTCTTTAAAGTTTATGAAGAAATTAAATGAGGAGTTTGATGGACAATTAAGTTTAGCTATTGAAATTTTTGAAGGAAAGTATAAACGAAAGTTTTTCAGTCAATTGATATCAAGTCAACTTGATGTTGATCGATTAGATTATTTGAAGAGAGATAGTTTCTATACCGGAGTTACTGAAGGAAATATTTCCTCAGATAGATTAATAACAATGATGAATGTAAAGGATGATGAACTTGTTATTGAACGAAAAGGAATATACTCTGTGGAGAAGTTTTTAATAGCAAGAAGGTTAATGTACTGGCAAGTATATTTACATAAAACATCGTTATCAGCAGAAACACTTTTGGTTAAAGTTTTACAACGAGCGAAAGAGTTAGCTAAGCAAGGAATAGAGTTAGCATCTACAGAATCTTTAAAGTACTTCTTATATAAAACAATAACAGAGGAGAATTTTAATGATGAAGCATTGGAGGTTTTTTCAAGATTAGACGATTATGATGTATTTACATCAATAAAACAATGGTGTTTTCACGAAGACTTTGTGCTTTCAAGGCTTTCTAAGATGATAATTGAAAGAAAGTTATTTGGAATAGAGTTACAGGATAAACCATTTTCTGAGAAAAAAATCAATAAATTAAAAAGCCAATTAAAAGAAGCATTTGATATTCCAGAAGAGTATATAGATTATTTTATCTTTTTAGATACGGCATCAAATCAAGCGTATAATATTGAAAAGCCGATAAAAATATTAAATAAGAAAGGTAAAGTAAAAGACATAGTAAAAGCTTCAGACCATCTTAACTTAAAGAGTTTATCTAAACCAGTAGTGAAATATTACTGCTGTTATCCTAAGAATTTTTAG
- a CDS encoding alanine dehydrogenase, translating to MGLSPFTKEQLLPQPEMLEIKKQKGELFIGLPKETHFEEKRISLTPDAVAALVAHGHRVVVETSAGEGANYSDKEYSEAGAKISYDIKEVFSCNLIVKVEPPSLDEIKLMNPQAFLISALQLKTQDKQYFKALAKKRITAIAYDYIKDEDGVFPILKSLSEIAGAAAMHIAAEHMTTVGGGNGLLLGNISGVPPTDVVILGAGTVGKCAAKAAIGLGARIKVFDNSITKLRRLQEAVPGPIYTSTVQPKSLLKALMRCDVAIGAIRGIDRSPIIVTEVMIEQMKAGSVIVDVCIDRGGCFETSEVTTHSKPTFLRHDVIHYCVPNIPSRYSRTASVSISNILTPYLLNIAEEGGFENAARFDKSLRNGMYFYHGVLTNRTVADWFDLPYRDINLLIL from the coding sequence ATGGGCTTATCTCCTTTTACCAAAGAACAATTACTACCGCAACCTGAAATGCTTGAAATTAAAAAGCAAAAAGGTGAATTATTTATTGGCTTACCTAAAGAAACACATTTTGAAGAAAAAAGGATAAGTCTTACACCTGATGCTGTTGCTGCCTTAGTTGCACACGGACATCGAGTTGTAGTAGAAACTTCTGCTGGAGAAGGCGCTAATTATTCAGATAAAGAATATTCGGAAGCTGGAGCGAAAATATCTTATGATATTAAGGAAGTATTCAGTTGTAATTTAATTGTAAAAGTGGAACCGCCATCTTTGGATGAAATTAAATTAATGAATCCTCAAGCTTTTTTGATTTCTGCTTTACAATTAAAAACTCAGGATAAACAATATTTTAAAGCTTTAGCCAAAAAGCGAATAACTGCAATCGCATATGATTATATTAAAGATGAAGATGGAGTTTTTCCTATCTTAAAATCATTAAGTGAAATTGCTGGTGCTGCAGCTATGCATATTGCTGCTGAACATATGACAACTGTAGGTGGTGGTAATGGTTTATTACTCGGAAATATTAGTGGAGTTCCTCCAACAGATGTTGTTATTTTAGGAGCAGGAACTGTTGGTAAATGTGCGGCAAAAGCTGCAATTGGTTTAGGAGCAAGAATTAAGGTTTTTGATAATTCTATTACAAAATTAAGACGTTTACAAGAAGCTGTACCAGGACCAATTTATACTTCAACTGTTCAACCTAAATCATTACTAAAAGCATTAATGCGCTGTGATGTTGCTATTGGTGCTATTCGAGGTATTGACAGATCACCTATTATTGTAACAGAAGTAATGATTGAGCAAATGAAAGCAGGTTCAGTTATTGTTGATGTTTGTATCGATCGTGGTGGATGTTTTGAAACTTCTGAAGTTACAACGCATAGTAAACCTACTTTTCTACGACATGATGTAATTCATTATTGCGTACCTAATATTCCTTCTAGGTATTCAAGAACTGCATCTGTTTCTATAAGTAATATTTTAACTCCATATTTATTAAATATTGCTGAAGAAGGTGGTTTTGAAAATGCTGCTAGATTTGATAAAAGCTTACGAAATGGTATGTATTTTTATCATGGTGTGCTCACAAATAGAACGGTTGCAGATTGGTTTGATCTTCCTTATAGAGATATTAACCTTTTGATTTTATAA
- a CDS encoding RecQ family ATP-dependent DNA helicase — MNLYDALKKFFGFNQFKGLQEDVVKSILDDKNTFVIMPTGGGKSLCYQLPALMKEGTAIVVSPLIALMKNQVDAIRGISETHGIAHVLNSSLNKSEIAQVKSDISTGVTKLLYVAPESLIKEEYVDFLKQQKISFVAIDEAHCISEWGHDFRPEYRNLRNIIKQIDNVPVIGLTATATEKVQEDILKTLGMTDANVFKASFNRPNLFYEVRPKTKEVEKDIIRFIKQREGKSGIIYCLSRKKVEEIAQVLQVNGVNALPYHAGFDAKTRAKHQDMFLMEDCDVVVATIAFGMGIDKPDVRYVIHHDIPKSLESYYQETGRAGRDGGEGHCLTFYAYKDIEKLEKFMANKPVAEQEVGHALLQEVVGYAETSMNRRKYILHYFGEEFDEVNGEGADMDDNMRNPKKKHEAKEEVATVLKVIKETNEMYKAKDIVSTLVGKENALLKSHKTTDQPFFGVGKDKTSSYWMALIRQILVVDLIRKEIEQYGVIKITKEGKEYLENPQSFMMTEDHEYKRGDDGSIITNAKANNAGTDQRLVGILKDLRKQVGKKLGVPPFAVFQDPSINDMALKYPITLDELATVHGVGEGKAKKYGKDFISVISQYVEDNDIIRPDDLVVKSTGVNSGLKLYIIQNTDRKLPLDDIAKSKGLEMNELIKEMEAIVFSGTKLNIDYAIEDLLDEDQQEEIYDYFMEAETDKIQEALDEFDGDYDDEELRLMRIKFTSDVAN, encoded by the coding sequence ATGAATTTATACGATGCTTTAAAAAAGTTCTTTGGTTTTAATCAATTCAAAGGACTTCAAGAGGATGTGGTAAAAAGCATTTTAGACGATAAGAATACGTTCGTTATAATGCCAACCGGAGGAGGTAAGTCTTTATGCTACCAATTGCCAGCTTTAATGAAGGAAGGTACAGCAATTGTAGTATCCCCACTTATTGCCTTAATGAAGAATCAGGTAGATGCCATTAGAGGTATATCTGAAACTCATGGGATTGCTCATGTGTTAAACTCATCCCTGAATAAATCTGAGATAGCTCAGGTAAAATCTGATATTTCCACAGGTGTTACAAAATTACTTTATGTAGCTCCAGAATCTTTGATTAAAGAAGAATATGTTGATTTTTTAAAACAACAGAAAATTTCTTTTGTAGCTATTGATGAAGCTCACTGTATCTCAGAATGGGGACATGATTTTAGACCAGAGTACAGAAACTTAAGAAACATTATCAAACAAATTGATAATGTTCCCGTAATTGGTCTTACTGCCACAGCTACCGAAAAGGTACAGGAAGACATTTTGAAAACATTAGGTATGACAGACGCTAATGTATTTAAAGCGTCATTTAATCGACCTAATTTATTTTACGAAGTACGTCCTAAGACTAAAGAGGTCGAGAAAGATATTATACGATTTATAAAACAGCGAGAAGGTAAGTCTGGTATTATTTATTGTTTAAGTAGAAAGAAAGTAGAAGAAATAGCACAGGTTCTTCAGGTAAATGGAGTAAATGCACTTCCTTATCATGCTGGTTTTGATGCTAAAACAAGAGCGAAACATCAAGATATGTTCTTAATGGAAGATTGTGACGTAGTTGTTGCAACAATTGCATTCGGAATGGGAATTGATAAACCAGATGTGCGTTATGTAATTCACCATGATATACCAAAAAGTTTAGAGAGTTACTATCAAGAAACAGGTAGAGCTGGGAGAGATGGAGGAGAAGGGCATTGTTTAACTTTCTATGCTTATAAGGATATTGAGAAGTTAGAAAAGTTTATGGCTAATAAACCAGTTGCAGAACAAGAGGTTGGTCATGCTTTACTACAAGAAGTTGTGGGTTATGCCGAAACTTCTATGAACCGAAGAAAGTATATTTTACATTATTTCGGTGAGGAGTTTGATGAAGTGAATGGAGAAGGTGCGGATATGGATGACAATATGCGTAATCCTAAGAAAAAACACGAAGCAAAAGAAGAAGTAGCTACAGTTTTAAAAGTAATAAAAGAAACGAACGAGATGTACAAAGCAAAAGATATTGTAAGTACACTTGTGGGTAAAGAAAATGCACTTTTAAAATCTCATAAAACTACGGATCAACCATTTTTTGGAGTAGGAAAAGATAAAACTTCAAGTTATTGGATGGCGTTAATTCGTCAAATTCTTGTAGTTGACTTAATTCGCAAAGAAATTGAGCAATACGGAGTTATTAAAATAACTAAAGAAGGGAAAGAGTATTTAGAAAATCCGCAGTCATTTATGATGACTGAAGATCATGAATATAAGAGAGGTGATGATGGATCTATAATTACAAATGCAAAAGCTAATAACGCAGGAACAGATCAAAGATTAGTCGGAATTTTAAAGGATTTACGTAAACAAGTTGGTAAGAAGCTTGGAGTACCTCCTTTTGCAGTTTTTCAAGATCCTTCTATTAATGATATGGCTTTAAAATATCCAATTACGTTAGATGAATTAGCTACAGTTCATGGAGTTGGAGAAGGAAAAGCAAAAAAATACGGTAAAGATTTTATTAGTGTTATTTCGCAGTACGTAGAGGATAACGATATAATACGACCAGATGATTTAGTAGTTAAAAGTACTGGAGTTAATTCTGGATTAAAACTGTACATTATTCAGAATACAGATAGAAAATTGCCATTAGATGATATTGCAAAATCGAAAGGTTTAGAAATGAATGAGCTGATTAAAGAAATGGAGGCCATTGTATTTTCTGGAACTAAGTTGAATATTGATTATGCAATTGAAGATCTTTTGGATGAAGATCAGCAAGAAGAAATTTATGATTATTTCATGGAAGCAGAAACTGATAAGATTCAAGAAGCATTAGATGAATTTGATGGAGATTATGACGATGAAGAGTTACGTCTAATGAGAATCAAGTTTACAAGCGACGTAGCAAATTAA
- the tsaE gene encoding tRNA (adenosine(37)-N6)-threonylcarbamoyltransferase complex ATPase subunit type 1 TsaE, protein MNKDYSLDQLREIAQEVIASSKHKILLFNGEMGVGKTTLIKEICSILGVQDTISSPTFSLVNEYVTDKNETVYHFDFYRIKDEEEALDMGIEDYFYNDNWCLVEWPQNIKNLLPLNSVNIHIELNSDNQRNIQLK, encoded by the coding sequence ATGAATAAGGATTATTCTTTAGATCAATTACGAGAAATTGCTCAGGAAGTTATTGCTTCTTCAAAACATAAGATTCTATTATTTAATGGAGAAATGGGAGTTGGTAAAACTACTCTTATTAAAGAAATCTGTTCTATTTTGGGTGTTCAAGACACGATTAGCTCCCCTACTTTCTCTTTGGTAAATGAATATGTTACGGATAAAAACGAAACAGTTTATCATTTTGATTTTTATAGAATAAAAGATGAAGAAGAAGCTTTAGATATGGGGATTGAAGATTATTTCTATAATGACAATTGGTGTTTAGTTGAATGGCCTCAGAATATTAAAAATTTATTACCTTTAAATTCTGTTAACATCCATATCGAGTTAAACTCCGATAATCAAAGAAATATTCAACTGAAATAA
- the lpxD gene encoding UDP-3-O-(3-hydroxymyristoyl)glucosamine N-acyltransferase, whose product MKFTAKQIAEILQGEVVGNQEELVSKLSKIEEGEKGSLTFLANPKYNSYIYTTKASITIVNKSFIPEKEIETTLIKVEDAYKSFSTLLEYYNQVKNNKVGREEPHYISKTANIGSNEYIGAFSYIGENVVVGENVKIYPNSYIGDNVTIGDNCVIFAGVKIYSETVIGKNCKIHSGSIIGSDGFGFAPDENGEYKAVPQTGNVIIEDNVDIGSNSTIDRATLGSTIIRKGVKLDNQIQIAHNVEVGKNTVIASQSGIAGSTKVGENCMIGGQVGIVGHISIGNNVKIQAQSGIGRNLKDGDVVQGSPAFGYSDWNKSYVHFKNLPKTITTLNRIEKELNSLKNRNE is encoded by the coding sequence ATGAAATTCACAGCAAAACAGATAGCAGAGATCTTACAAGGAGAAGTAGTAGGAAACCAGGAGGAGTTAGTATCTAAATTATCTAAAATAGAAGAAGGCGAAAAAGGTTCTTTAACATTTTTAGCTAATCCTAAGTATAATTCATATATATATACTACAAAGGCTTCTATTACAATAGTAAATAAGAGTTTTATTCCTGAGAAGGAAATAGAAACCACTTTAATTAAAGTAGAAGATGCATACAAATCGTTTTCTACCTTATTGGAGTATTACAATCAGGTTAAGAATAATAAAGTAGGTAGAGAAGAACCACATTATATATCAAAAACTGCCAATATTGGTAGTAATGAATATATTGGTGCTTTCTCTTATATCGGTGAGAATGTAGTAGTCGGAGAAAATGTAAAAATTTATCCTAATTCTTATATCGGAGATAATGTAACTATTGGAGACAACTGTGTGATTTTTGCAGGCGTTAAAATTTATTCAGAAACCGTAATTGGAAAGAATTGTAAGATTCATTCAGGAAGTATTATCGGATCTGATGGTTTTGGTTTCGCTCCTGATGAAAACGGCGAATATAAGGCAGTTCCTCAAACAGGAAACGTAATTATTGAAGACAATGTAGATATTGGTTCTAATTCAACTATAGATAGAGCTACTTTAGGTTCAACTATTATTAGAAAAGGTGTAAAGTTGGATAATCAAATTCAAATTGCACATAATGTTGAAGTAGGAAAAAATACTGTTATTGCTTCTCAATCTGGAATTGCTGGATCAACTAAGGTTGGTGAGAATTGTATGATTGGTGGTCAAGTAGGAATTGTAGGACATATTTCTATTGGAAATAATGTTAAGATTCAGGCACAATCTGGAATTGGAAGAAATTTGAAAGATGGAGATGTAGTTCAAGGTTCACCAGCATTTGGATATTCTGATTGGAATAAATCATATGTCCATTTTAAAAATTTACCGAAAACAATAACAACACTAAATAGAATAGAGAAGGAATTGAATTCTCTTAAAAACCGAAATGAGTAA
- a CDS encoding DUF4258 domain-containing protein, giving the protein MQLLKRVGFYMIGVALGTLAVSFFWKNKKVTFDYGMDARTLKSIRIKKRLFSEDAIKTIELHKIDTAQISYILKKGDVNFGKSKPRLKPCAEYYVTSEKLDLYVIRCDSTSTIDKVYVK; this is encoded by the coding sequence ATGCAATTATTAAAGAGAGTTGGATTTTATATGATTGGCGTAGCCTTAGGAACTTTAGCTGTTTCTTTCTTCTGGAAAAACAAAAAAGTAACTTTTGATTACGGAATGGACGCTCGTACTTTAAAGAGTATACGAATCAAGAAAAGATTATTCTCAGAAGATGCAATTAAAACGATTGAACTTCATAAAATTGACACTGCTCAAATATCTTATATTTTAAAAAAGGGAGATGTTAACTTTGGGAAAAGTAAACCTCGTTTAAAACCTTGTGCTGAGTATTATGTTACTAGTGAAAAACTAGATTTATATGTAATTCGCTGCGATAGTACTTCAACAATAGATAAGGTGTACGTTAAATAA
- a CDS encoding YdeI/OmpD-associated family protein — MNDKVTTYIVNQEKWAQELQLLRSFLLELDLVEDIKWGMPAYIYKNKNIIGISAFKNYFGMWFHQGVFLKDEKKLLINAQEGKTKAMRQWRFNSIDELDKKTLQEYVLEAMKNVELGKEIKPQRNKKPLIIPPQLLAVLDNNNQLKEKFESLSLTKKREFTEYISEAKREATKESRLQKIIPMIQSGIGLNDKYRK; from the coding sequence ATGAACGATAAAGTCACAACATATATTGTGAATCAAGAAAAATGGGCGCAAGAATTACAACTTTTGCGCTCTTTTTTGTTAGAATTAGATTTAGTAGAAGATATAAAATGGGGAATGCCTGCATATATCTATAAAAACAAGAATATCATCGGTATTTCTGCGTTTAAAAATTATTTCGGAATGTGGTTTCATCAAGGTGTTTTCCTAAAAGATGAAAAGAAGCTTTTAATAAATGCTCAAGAAGGAAAAACAAAGGCAATGCGTCAGTGGAGATTTAATTCTATTGATGAGTTGGATAAAAAAACGCTACAGGAATATGTTTTAGAAGCTATGAAGAATGTTGAGCTAGGTAAAGAAATCAAGCCTCAGAGAAATAAAAAACCTCTTATAATTCCTCCTCAGTTGCTAGCTGTTCTAGATAATAATAACCAACTCAAAGAAAAGTTTGAATCACTTTCATTAACCAAAAAACGTGAGTTTACAGAATATATATCTGAAGCAAAAAGAGAAGCTACAAAAGAAAGTAGATTACAAAAGATTATACCTATGATTCAATCGGGTATAGGCTTAAATGATAAATATAGAAAGTAA